The genomic region CAATTATTTCTTGAACACATAAATCTCTATCATATTTTTCAAATAGTATAATAATATTATCTAAAAAAGATATTTTTTTGAGTAATAAAGAATTTTCTTTAATAATTTTTTCTTGTTCAATAGTAAGATTATATAAAAATAATGGTATTAATTTAGTTGCATTAATATTCATGTTAACTCTAATATTTCTTAAAAAAACAACAATTTTTTGTATAAAATTCATATTGTATAAAACTTTTTTATCGTACAATTCATCATTATACTCTGGAAATAATTGCAACATAATTGTTTTATCTGTAATATTTCGAATTAATTTTACACGCTGCCAAATTGCTTCAGTAATAAATGGAATAATAGGATGCGCTAATCTTAAAAGTGATTCAAGAATATATATTAAAATATTTTTAGTAAAATATTCTTCTTTAGAAGAACCTTGTTTAATTATTATTTTTACAAATTCTAAATACCAATCACAAAATACATTCCAAACAAAATCATATAAAACATTAGCAGCAACGTCAAAACGATAAGTATCTAAAGATTTTCGATATAATTTAACTGTATTATTGAATTCTATTAAAATCCATTTATTTATTAATGACATACTATCTTTTACGCAAAAATTTAAAAAACTATGATTCTTTATATTTAAAATGACAAATCTACTAGCATTCCAAAGTTTATTACAAAAATTACGATATCCTTTTAATCTGCTCATATCCCATTGTATATCACGAGTACTTGATGCTAAAGCAGAAAAAGTAAAACGCAGTGCATCCGTACCAGTTGATTCAATTCCTTTAGGAAATTGTTTTGTAGTACGTTGTATGATTTTATCATGCAATTTAGATTGTAATAGATTATTCGTTCTTTTTTCAATTAATTTATTCAATGAGATGCCATCTATCATATCAATAGGATCAATTACGTTGCCTTTCGATTTAGACATTTTTTTTCCATCTTCATCTCGAATTAAACCTGTTATATATACATTTTTAAAAGGAACTTGAGATAATCCTCGTTTATCTTTAATAAAGTACATTGTTAACATAATCATTCTAGAGATCCAAAAAAAAATAATATCAAAACCACTAACTAAAACATTAGTAGGATGAAATAATTTTAAAAATTCAGTTTTTTTAGGCCATCCTAAAGTAGAAAAAGTCCATAATCCAGAAGAAAACCAAGTATCTAAAACATCATTTTCTTGTTTTAGATGAATATTATTTGATAAAGAATATTCTTTGCGTATTTCTTCTTCATTATGTCCAACATATATATTTTTATCATCATCGTACCAAATTGGAATACGGTGTCCCCACCATAACTGGCGAGAAATACACCAATCTTCAATATTTTTCATCCAAGATGAGTACATGGTTTCATATTGTTGGGGTATAAAATTTATTTTTTTATCTTTAACAGCTTTTAAAGCAACTTGTGCTAATTTAGATGTTTGTAAGTACCATTGATTAGTTATCATTGGTTGAATTATAGAACCACTTCTATCACTACAAGGAATGACAATATTACATTCTTCAACTTTTTCTAAAAGTCCTAATTTTTTTAATTTTTCAATAACTTTAATACGTGCAGATAAAATGTCTAATTTTTGAAATTGATAGGGAATAAATGTACTATGTTCTGTGGATGCATTACCTTGATAATCATAAACTTCAGCAACAGATTTTATTCGTCCATCAAAAGTAAAAATATTAATCATTGGCAATTTATGACTAAATCCTACTTTATAATCATTAAAATCATGTGCTGGTGTAATTTTTACACAACCTGTTCCTTTTTCTATATCTGCATATTTATCTTTAATAATAGGAATAACTCTATTAATTATAGGACATTTTACATATTGACCAATAAAACTATTGTATTTATGGTTTTCAGGATGAATAGCAATAGCTGTATCTCCAAACAAGGTTTCAGGTCTTGTTGTTGAAATCACTAAATATTGTATTTTATCATCTAAAACAGAATTTTTTTGAATAATTGGATATCGAATAAACCACTTTTTTCCTTTTATTAAACGATGATCTACTTCTAAATCTGAAATTACAGTTTCTAATTTTGAGTCCCAGTGCACTAATCTTTTTTTTTGATAAATAAAATTTTTTTTATATAATAAAATAAAGGCTTCTCTAACAGCTATAGAGATACCAGGATCTAAAGTAAATTTTTCATGATCCCAATCAACAGAAATCCCTAAACGTCTCATTTGCTTAGTAATAATACTATTAGATTCTTTTTTCCATTTCCAAATTTTTTTTACAAAATCATTTCTATTAAAATTTTTTTTAGTTTTATTTTCTTCTAAAAATATTTTGTTTTCAACTAATATTTGTGTTGCTATTCCAGCATGATCTGTTCCTACTTGCCAAAATGTATTTTTTCCTTGCATTCTGTGATAACGAATTAAAATATCCATAATTGTCTGTTGAAAAGCATGTCCCATATGCAAACTACCTGTAATATTTGGAGGTGGCATCATAATGCAAAAAGTTTCTTGCTTAGTATTATCAGGTTTAAAATATCCATTTTTTTCCCAAAAACTATAAAAAAATTCTTCAATATGTTTAGGATTATAAATTTTTTCCATTATATTTAACTATTAATTAATAAAAGAGGCGATAGTGCCATGTAAAAAAGATAGTATCTTAATTAATAAAAATTAGCAGTATATTATTTAAGTTACTTAAGAATAAGTATAGTTTGATTGATTTAATAAAAATTGAGATAAAAGTTCGACAGGACGACCTGTTGCTCCTTTATTTTTACCAGATTTCCATGCAGTTCCAGCAATATCTAAATGCGCCCAATTATATTTCCGTGTAAAATAAGAAAGAAAAAACGCAGCAGTTATAGCACCAGCTTTTCCTTTTCCAATATTAGATAAATCTGCAATATCAGAACTAAGTTGTTTTTGATATTCTAAAAATAATGGCAAACGCCATATTTTATCATCTGTTTGCTGAGAAGCTCGATTTAATTCTTTTGCAAGATCTTCACTATTAGTAAAGAGACCACTTACAGATTCTCCTAATGCTGTAACACATGCTCCAGTTAATGTTGCAATATCAATAACTATATTTGGAGAAAAACGTTCTACATATGTTAAAGCATCAGATAATACCAAACGTCCTTCAGCATCAGTATTCAATACTTCCACTGTTCGACCAGACATAGTAGTTAAAACATCTCCTGGTCTAAAAGAATTACTTCCAATCATATTTTCACAACTAGCTATGATTCCTATTATTGTTAAAGGTAGCTGTAATTCAGCAGCCATAATTAAAATACCATATACTGCTGCAGCACCACACATATCATATTTCATTTCATCCATATTTAAAGAAGGTTTTATAGATATTCCTCCAGAATCAAAAGTTAAACCTTTTCCTACTAAGGCAATTACTTTTTTATTAATTATATTATTACCAGAATATTTTATTACAGACATAAATGGTTTATTTTTTGCACCATCTCCAACTGCTAGATAAGCATTCATTTTTAAATTTTTCATTTCTATAAAATCAATAATATCGACAGTAATATTTTTTTTATATTTTTTAAAAATTTTTTGAGCTTGATGGGATAAATACAAAGGATTACAAATATTAGGAGGTAAATTGCTAAGATTTTTTGCATAAGAAATTCCACGATCAATTGCTAATGCATGTTTTAAAGATGTTTGAGCGATAAAAAAATCATTTTCTTTTAAAATATTTAATGTAATTAAATTTAAATTTAAATGATTGCTATCTTTTTTATTTATTTTTATAATTTTATAAAGATTTTCCCTTATAGCAAGAACAGTCACTCTAATCAGCCAATATATGTTGTATTGATCGCTAATATTTATATCAATCAAAGAACAAATAATATTTTTTACAGAAATTTTTTTTAAAATATTTATTGTATTTTTTAGTATTTTTTTAAATATCAATATATTTATATTATTTTTATCACCACAACCTATTAACAATATTCTTTTAGAAAAAATTTGAGGAACGTTATATAACATAAGTGTCTCTCCTATTTCCCCTTTTATGTCTCCTAATTTTATTATATTTTTGATATACCCATTACTGCATTTATCTAAGTGTTTGGCAGAAACAGAAAGTTGATAAAAATTAAAAATACCCACTACTATACAATCAGTTTTTTCTTTATCTAAAGAACAATTCTTTATAAAAAAATTCATGATATTTCTCTATTCAAAATGTTTTATATTCTAATTTAAAAAAATATTTTTCTAAAAAATTATATTTTACTATACTTTAAATTATTTTTTAAATAAAAAGCATATTCAATACATAAATCTATTTTTGATGCAATTAAAATTATGATGTTTTTAATTTAATAAAAATATTATATACTATAAAAATAATTTTTCTTCAATTGCAATTTTATTAAAAAACAATTTTTCTTCAATATGAGATTTTAATATGAATAATCTTTATAAACGTGATTGTTTGAGACTTTTAGATTTTACTTCTTTAGAAATCAATAATATTATATTATTAGCTGAAAAACTAAAAAAAGATAAAAAAAATAATAAAGAAATTCCATTGCTTAAAACAAAAAATATTGCTTTAATTTTTGAAAAAGAATCAACTCGTACTAGATGTTCATTTGAAGTTGCTGCTTTTGATCAAGGTGCTAATGTTACATATCTTGGACCAGGAAGTACTCATCTCGGAGTAAAAGAATCAATAGAAGATACTGCCAAAATACTTGGACGTTTATATGATGGAATTCAATATCGAGGTCATGATCATAAAATAATAGAAATTTTATCAAAATACTCAAAAGCACCTGTATGGAACGGTTTAACTGAAAAATTTCATCCGACACAATTACTTGCTGATTTATTAACTATAAAAGAAAATTTCCCAGAAAAAAAATTTTGTAACATAAAATGTGCTTATGTTGGAGATGCACATAATAATATAGGTAACAGTTTCTTAGAAGCAGCATTATTAGTTGGATTAGATCTACGCTTAGTTGCTCCTAAAGAATGTTGGCCAGAAAAAAAATTATTTAAATTTTGCCAAGAAGAAGCTAAGAAGAAAAAAAGAAATATAATATGCACTGAGAATGTTGCAGAAGGTGTAAAAAATGTAGATTTTATATATACTGACGTATGGGTATCTATGGGAGAACGCAAAGAAATATGGGAAAAAAGAATTAAATTATTAAGACCTTATCAAGTTAATCGCAATATGTTAAATATGACTTATAATTCTCAAGTGAAAATCTTACATTGCCTGCCAGCATTACATGATCAAAAAACTGACATGGGAAAATCGATACTAAAAAAATATGGTTTTCAAAACGGAATGGAAATAACAGATGATATCTTTAAAGAAAATCAAAAAATTATTTTTGAACAGGCAGAAAATCGATTACATACTATAAAAGCTCTTCTTGTATCTAGTCTTTTAAAAAAAAATAATTTATAATAGACACATTAAAAAAATAAAAGTAAAATTTACTATAATAAATTATTTAAATGTTATAAAATTAATATTTATTATAATTTTTTATATATCGTAGATCATCTCATGCTATTTTTATTTTAAATATCAAGGATAAATAAATTTTGAGAAATTCTCTATATAAAAAAAGTATAATTTCAATTAATGATCTAAAACGTAAAGAATTAGAATTAGTTTTAAATAAATCATTTTCTCTTAAAAAAAAACCTGAACCTAATTTATTAAAAAATAAAATTATTGCAAGTTGTTTTTTTGAAGCTTCCACTCGTACTCGTCTATCATTTGAAACTGCAATTTATAGATTAGGAGCTACAATGGTAGGTTTTTCAGATGGTAATAATATTTCTTTAAAAAAAAAAGGAGAAACATTAGCTGATACAATTTCAGTTATTAGTTCTTATGTAGACGGAATTATTATTCGACATCCTCAAGAAGGATCTGCACGATTAGCTGTAGAGTTTTCTAATAAAATACCTATTTTTAATGCAGGAGATGGAGCTAATCAACATCCAACACAAACTCTCTTAGATCTTTTTACTATTCAAGAAACTCAAAATAGACTAACGCATTTAAATATTGCCATGGTAGGAGATCTTAAATATGGAAGAACTGTTCATTCACTAACACAAGCATTAGCTAAATTTAACAATAATAAATTTTTTTTCATCTCACCTGATGCTTTAATAATGCCGAATCATATTAATGATATGCTTGATAAAAAAGAAATTTATTGGAAAAGATACAAAAATATTGAAGAAGTAATTTCTGAAATAGATATTTTATATATGACTCGTATTCAAAAAGAAAGATTAGACTCTACTGAATATACAAATGAAAAATCAAAATTTGTATTACATACTCAAACTTTAAAAAATGCACGTGATAATTTAAAAATATTACATCCTCTTCCTCGCATAGATGAAATAGATCGTGATGTCGATAATACACCTTATGCATGGTATTTTAAACAAGCTGCCAATGGGATTTATGCACGTCAAGCAATTTTATCTTTAGTATTAATAGAACAACACTCATGACAAAAAAATGCAAATAAATAAACTTCAAGTAGAAGCAATTAGATCTGGCAGTGTAATTGATCATATTCCTGCAAATATCGGTTTTAAACTACTATCTTTATTTAGATTTACTGAAACAGAAAAACGCATTACTATAGGTTTAAATTTACCTTCTAAAAAATTAGGGAAAAAAGATATCATAAAAATTGAAAATACTTTTTTAAGCGATGATCAAATTAATCAATTAGCAATTTATTCTCCATATGCTACTGTAAATTATATTAATGAATACAATCTAGTAGAAAAGATTTTTCCGACTTTGCCAGAAACAATTAATCGTATTTTAATTTGTCCAAATAGTAATTGTGTTAGTAATCATAATTTTATAACATCTAGTTTTATCTTTAAAAAAGATAAATTTGAAAATATACATTTAAAATGTCAGTATTGTGAAAAAGAATTTTCCAAAAATATAGTTTTGTCATATCAATAATATTGATATTATTATAATATATTTATATATTTACAATAAAAAAAATGGTATTTTATGAAGGATATAATTCAAACAGCAAATGCTCCTAAACCTATTGGACCTTATTCGCAAGCAATTAAAATTGATAATTTTATCATGTTATCAGGACAAATACCTATTGACGTTATATCTAATCATATACCTGAAAATATTGGCGAACAAACCTATCTAGTTCTTATGAACATTAAATCTATTTTAATACATCAACAATTCCAAATAAAAGATATTGTTAAAACAACAATTTTTACTACTGATTTAAAAAAAATTGATATTATTAATGAAATTTATAAAAAATTTTTTATACAAAATCAATCTGAATTTCCTGCTCGATCTTGTGTTGAAGTTCAAGCATTACCTAAAAACGTAAAAATAGAAATTGAAGCAATAGCATTTAAAAAATTATAATTAGTTAGTATTTTTATAATATTAACAAACATATTTTTAATATGCCGCAAAGCGGCATAAAAATTAAAATATTAAATACTTTTACGACGAAAAAAAGAAGCTTTAGATTCATTTTTTTTAGAGGTATTAGATTTATTCAAACTATTTTCAGAAAAACGACGATTATTATTTTTATCTCTATTTAATGAAGAACGATGAAATATTTTATTATCATATGATCTAGAATTTATTAATAATTGCATATTAATTGGTTTGTTTAAAATTCTAGTACGAGTAAAATTTTGTAATAAATCTTTCGAAAGTTCTTTAGGCAATTCAATTGTAGAATAAGAAGAAAACAATCGAATATTACCAATATTACGACTATTAATATTCCCTTCGTTAGCAATAGCTCCAACGATATGACGAACTTCTACTCCATCATTACGACCTACTTCAATACGATATAAATCTGTATCCTTATTTTCACGACGTTCATTGCGACGTAATCGATTGTTTCGATTACCTTCTCGTCGACGATCATCTTTGAAAAATGAATCACGAGATGAACGATTTATTACGTCTGGTTTTATAATTAAAGGTCGTTCACCTTGAGCCATTTTTAAAAGAGCAGCAGCTAAAGTCTTTATATCTAAATCATCTGTAGAATATAATTTATCTAATAACGCACTGTATTGATCTAAATCTCTACTTTCTAACTGCTGCTGTACTTTTTTTGCAAATTGTTCTAAACGTCTTTGACATAACAATTCTATTTTTGGCAATTGAACTTCTGGAATAGTTTGTTTTATAGTACGTTCTATATTACGCAATAAACGACGTTCTCTATTTTCAACAAAAAGTAATGCACGACCTGCACGACCTGCACGACCAGTTCGACCTATACGATGCACATAAGACTCTGAATCCATTGGAATGTCATAATTAATAACAAAACTAATACGATCAACATCTAAACCACGTGCAGCGACGTCAGTGGCAATTAAAATATCTAATCTACCATTTTTTAATCGTTCTAAAGTTTGTTCTCTTAATGCCTGATTCATATCTCCATTTAACGCGGCACTATTATATCCATTTCGTTCTAATGCTTCTGAGACTTCTAAAGTTGCATTTTTTGTTCTAACAAAAATAATTGTAGCAGAAAAATCTTCTGCTTCTAAAAAACGAATTAATGCATCAGTTTTACGACCGTATACCATCCAATAACTTTGTTTAATATCAGGACGTGTAGTAATGTTAGATTGTATCTTAATTTCTTTTGGATTTTTCATAAAACGTTTAGAAATACGACGTATGGCTTCAGGCATTGTAGCTGAAAATAATGCAGTTTGATGTTCTTTTGGGATTTTTGTCATAATAGTTTCTACATCTTCTATAAATCCCATACGTAACATTTCGTCTGCTTCGTCTAAAACTAATCCATGTAAATTTGAAAGATCTAATGTTCCTCTTTTTAAATGATCTAACAATCGTCCTGGAGTACCTACAACAATTTGAGGTCCTTGTCGTAATGCACGTAGCTGAAGTTCATATCTTTGTCCACCATATAAAGGTAAGACATGTATTCCAATCATATGCTTAGAAAAATCTGAAAACGCTTCAGCAACTTGAACTGCTAGTTCTCGTGTAGGAGCTAACACTAATATTTGAGGAGCCTTTAGATTAACTTTAAGATTATGTAATAAAGGCAGTGCAAAAGCAGCTGTTTTACCACTTCCAGTCTGCGCCATTCCTAATACGTCACGTCCCTCTAAAAGCAAGGGAATACAAGATAATTGAATAGGAGAAGGTTTAACGTATCCCATTTCTGTTAAAGATTGAATAATAAAAGGATTTAAACCAAGAAAAGAAAATGTGCTTTCAATATGAGTCATGCAGTAGATGTGCCTTTTAAGTTACAGTGGCCAGTCTACATAGCTCATTATGAAAATTTTTATTTGTTCTCATTGAAAGTTGTGAACCGGCTCAAATAAATGATATAAAAGTGAAAAATTGATTTTTTTAAAACCAATTATAATGTTTATTATTTATTGCTAATGATTTTTAAACATAAAATATCTGTATAAAAAAATAACATTAGCAATCAAGTAAAGTTTATTTTTTAAAAGATTAAATTGTTTTATCAAAAAAATAATCTTGAAAATAAGATAAATTAAATTTTATAATGTTTATATTTATATGGTACTATCTGAAAAGATATAAAGCTATATTTTATTAATAATGTTTTAAAATTTTTACTAAAAATAAAATAACATAAATAATATTAAGTAAAAATAATTATATCAGATAATAACATTATTTATTGATTTATTAGAAATAATAGAATTTTCTATTTCTTTAATACTTAATCTTAAACGTCCTTGACGATCTATTTCTAAAACTTTTACAGATATAATCTGATCAATTTTTAAATGATTAGATACTCTATCTACTCTTTTATCAGAAATTTGAGATATATGTACTAAACCTTCTTTTCCAATACCAATTGAAACAAAAGCTCCAAAGTCAACAATTCGAGTAACTTTTCCAGAATAAATACGACCTACTTCAATTTCAGCTGTAATTTCTTTAATTCTACGAATAGCATTTTTTGCTTTTTCTCTAACAGTAGCTGATATTTTTACTGTACCATCATCTTCAATTTCAATTATAGTACCCGTTTCTTCAGTTAGCATTCGAATTACAGACCCTCCTTTTCCTATTACATCTTTAATCTTTTCAGGATTTATTTTAATAGTATGAATTCGAGGTGCAAATTCAGAAATTTCATTTCTTGATTTACTTAATGCTTGATTCATAATATTTAAAATATGCAATCTAGCAGATTTTGCTTCATATAAAGCTGAACGAATAATTTCCTTATTAATTCCTTCAATTTTCATATCCATTTGCAATGCTGTAATTCCTTCTTTAGTACCCGAAACCTTAAAATCCATATCTCCTAAATGATCTTCATCACCTAAAATATCTGATAATAAAACATATTTATCTTTCTCTTTAACTAATCCCATAGCTATTCCAGCAACCGCTGATTTAATAGGAACTCCTGCATCCATTAAAGCTAAAGATGCACCACAAACAGAAGCCATAGAAGAAGAACCATTAGATTCAGTAATTTCAGATACTATTCTAATAGTATAAGGAAAATCATCTATTTTAGGCATTACAGCTAAAAGACTTCTTTTAGCAAGACGACCATGTCCGATTTCTCTTCTTTTAGGTGAGCCAACTATTCCTATTTCCCCTACAGAATAAGGAGGAAAATTATAATGAAATAAAAAATTATCTGTTCTATCACCTAATAGTTCATCTAAATTTTGCGCATCTCGAGATGTTCCTAGAGTTACAGAAACTAAAGATTGCGTTTCTCCTCGAGTAAACAATGCTGAGCCATGTGTACGAGGTAAAATACCAGTTCGTACATCTAAAGCTCTAATCATGTCTTTTTCACGTCCATCAATACGTATTTGATTATTTAATATACGTTTACGAACAATTTTTTTTTCAATTTTTTGGAGAATATTTTCTATTTCTAAAAGATCTACATTATTGTTCTCTTCAAAAAAGAATTTTATTATCTCTTCTTTAATAAAATTTAATTTTTCAAATCTTTCTTGCTTATTAAAAATAAAATAAGCATTACTTATATCTTTTTCAGATAATTCAATAATTTTTGATTCTAATTGTCTATTTATTTCTGGATAAGATACTGTCCAAGGTAATTTACTAGCTTCATTTGCTAATGAACGGATATTATTAATTACCACTTGTTGTTGTTGATGACCAAATATAATAGCTCCAAGAATCTGTTCTTCAGTAAGTATTTGAGATTCAGCTTCTACCATAAGTACGGCATTTTGAGTTCCTGAGATAACCAAATCTAAAGAACTATTTTTTATATCATCACTAATAGGATTTAGTATATACTGATTATTAATATAACCGACTCGAGCAGCTCCAACTGGTCCGTAAAACGGAATACCTGATAAGCTAAGAGCTGCAGATGCACCTATAATAGAAATTATATCAGGATTGATTTGTGGATTAACGGATACTACTGTTGCAATTATTTGCACTTCATTTAGAAAATTTTTTGGAAATAATGGACGAATAGGTCGATCTATTAATCGAGCTATTAATATTTCATTTTCACTGGGACGACCTTCTCTTCTAAAAAAACCACCAGGTATACGACCTGCAGCATATGTGCGTTCTTGATAATTAACAGTAAGTGGAAAAAACTTTTGTCCTATATTTATGTTTTTTTGTCCAACAACAGTAACAAAAACTGCCGTATCATCCATACTAGCCATAACAGCAGCTGTAGCCTGTCGAGCCATTATGCCTGTTTCTAAAGTAATAGTATGTTGACCATATTGAAATTTACGTACAATTGGATTTAGCAAAATAATATCCTTAAGATAAAACAAATTTTTTAATAAAAATAAATTGTATTTTAAAAATTTTATTATTCATTAACATTTAATTTAAAATTGTAAAAAAAGGGCTCATAAAGCCCTTTACAAAAAAATATATATATATTTATTAAAATAAAATTTTATATGTTTTAAATACACTATTTATCGTCTGATATTTAAATCTTCAATTAAAACAGTATAACGAGATATATTTTTTTTCTTTAAATAATCTAATAATTTACGACGTTTTGAAACCATATTTAAAAGACCTCTACGACTACAATGATCTTTTTTATGTTGAGAAAAATGCGTTTGAAGATGATTAATTTGATTCGTTAAAAGTGCAATTTGAACTTCTGTCATGCCACTATCTTTTTTGGACTTACCATACTGCAAAATAATTTTTTTTGTATCTGTTGAAGATAAAGACATATAATAATACTCCATATATATATAAAATCTTTTGAGTTGTTACCTATTAAACAATAAATTATTTAAAAAAATAATATCATGCTAATATAAAATTGAATAGTTAACAACTTAATTGCTAGATGTAGAAACTAGTCGATATGGAATTAACATGCTCTCATTATTAATTTTTCCTAATCCAATAAATTTTTTATTTTCAATTTCTATTACACGTACTAGACTATTTTTAATATGAGAATTTAAATATATTGATTGTCCCAGTTTAAAAGTATACAATTTTTTATAAGAAATAAATACTTGAGGTAAAAAAGATATAGGACTATCTATAGGCATTAATAAATTATCTATTTTTTTAAAAAAATTGATATTCTGAGAATCTAATTCATTTAATAATTGATCTAAATAAGAGATTTTAACTAATTTGGTATATGGATAATATCCTACTTGTAAACGACGCAAAAAAATTACATGTGCTCCACATTCTAATTTTTCTCCTAAATCTTCAACTAATGTTCGAATATAAGTGCCTTTTGAACAAAAAACTTTAAACTCAATTAGATTATCTTTTTGATTTATTGAATATATTTTATATATTGAAACTTTTCTTGAATTACGTAGAATACTTATGCCTTGACGTGCATATTTATATAATGGTATACCATTATGTTTAATGGCTGAATACATAGAAGGAATTTGATCAATTAAACCAGTTAATTCTTTTATAGAAGCATAAAGCTTATCAGGAGTAAAAAATATGGAACGTTTTTTTATAATTATACCATCAGAATCAGATGTAGACGTATTTTCACCTAATTTAGCAATAACATGATATCGTTTATTAGATTCTGTTAAATAAGAAGAAAATTTTGTAGATTCTCCAAAGCAAATAGGCAACATTCCTGTTGCTAAAGGATCCAAAGTACCAATATATCCTGCTTTTTTTGCATTGAAAATCGATTTGACTTTTTGTAAAGCATTATTAGAAGACATTCCTTGAGGTTTATCTAATAATAACAATCCATGAACATGGCGTTTTTTACAAAAAAACATCTATTTATCCTTTATTTTATTTTGAAAATAACTTGTTTTTTTATTTTTTACTAAATCTTTTAAAATTAAAGAAATTTTATTACCTTTTAAAAATGAGTCATCATAATAAAAAATAATATTAGGTATAATTCTTAATCTCATTTTTTGACATAATAATTTACGAATATAACCAGAAGCTTTATTTAATAAAATTAAAATTTTTTTTATATTTAATTGATCGTCGTTTTTTAAAAAACTAATAAATATTCGAGCATGAGATAAATCTTTTGAAACTTGAACTTCTGAAACAGTTATTATTGTG from Buchnera aphidicola (Artemisaphis artemisicola) harbors:
- the pyrI gene encoding aspartate carbamoyltransferase regulatory subunit, which produces MQINKLQVEAIRSGSVIDHIPANIGFKLLSLFRFTETEKRITIGLNLPSKKLGKKDIIKIENTFLSDDQINQLAIYSPYATVNYINEYNLVEKIFPTLPETINRILICPNSNCVSNHNFITSSFIFKKDKFENIHLKCQYCEKEFSKNIVLSYQ
- a CDS encoding Rid family detoxifying hydrolase, whose protein sequence is MKDIIQTANAPKPIGPYSQAIKIDNFIMLSGQIPIDVISNHIPENIGEQTYLVLMNIKSILIHQQFQIKDIVKTTIFTTDLKKIDIINEIYKKFFIQNQSEFPARSCVEVQALPKNVKIEIEAIAFKKL
- a CDS encoding DEAD/DEAH family ATP-dependent RNA helicase; protein product: MTHIESTFSFLGLNPFIIQSLTEMGYVKPSPIQLSCIPLLLEGRDVLGMAQTGSGKTAAFALPLLHNLKVNLKAPQILVLAPTRELAVQVAEAFSDFSKHMIGIHVLPLYGGQRYELQLRALRQGPQIVVGTPGRLLDHLKRGTLDLSNLHGLVLDEADEMLRMGFIEDVETIMTKIPKEHQTALFSATMPEAIRRISKRFMKNPKEIKIQSNITTRPDIKQSYWMVYGRKTDALIRFLEAEDFSATIIFVRTKNATLEVSEALERNGYNSAALNGDMNQALREQTLERLKNGRLDILIATDVAARGLDVDRISFVINYDIPMDSESYVHRIGRTGRAGRAGRALLFVENRERRLLRNIERTIKQTIPEVQLPKIELLCQRRLEQFAKKVQQQLESRDLDQYSALLDKLYSTDDLDIKTLAAALLKMAQGERPLIIKPDVINRSSRDSFFKDDRRREGNRNNRLRRNERRENKDTDLYRIEVGRNDGVEVRHIVGAIANEGNINSRNIGNIRLFSSYSTIELPKELSKDLLQNFTRTRILNKPINMQLLINSRSYDNKIFHRSSLNRDKNNNRRFSENSLNKSNTSKKNESKASFFRRKSI
- the pnp gene encoding polyribonucleotide nucleotidyltransferase encodes the protein MLNPIVRKFQYGQHTITLETGIMARQATAAVMASMDDTAVFVTVVGQKNINIGQKFFPLTVNYQERTYAAGRIPGGFFRREGRPSENEILIARLIDRPIRPLFPKNFLNEVQIIATVVSVNPQINPDIISIIGASAALSLSGIPFYGPVGAARVGYINNQYILNPISDDIKNSSLDLVISGTQNAVLMVEAESQILTEEQILGAIIFGHQQQQVVINNIRSLANEASKLPWTVSYPEINRQLESKIIELSEKDISNAYFIFNKQERFEKLNFIKEEIIKFFFEENNNVDLLEIENILQKIEKKIVRKRILNNQIRIDGREKDMIRALDVRTGILPRTHGSALFTRGETQSLVSVTLGTSRDAQNLDELLGDRTDNFLFHYNFPPYSVGEIGIVGSPKRREIGHGRLAKRSLLAVMPKIDDFPYTIRIVSEITESNGSSSMASVCGASLALMDAGVPIKSAVAGIAMGLVKEKDKYVLLSDILGDEDHLGDMDFKVSGTKEGITALQMDMKIEGINKEIIRSALYEAKSARLHILNIMNQALSKSRNEISEFAPRIHTIKINPEKIKDVIGKGGSVIRMLTEETGTIIEIEDDGTVKISATVREKAKNAIRRIKEITAEIEVGRIYSGKVTRIVDFGAFVSIGIGKEGLVHISQISDKRVDRVSNHLKIDQIISVKVLEIDRQGRLRLSIKEIENSIISNKSINNVII
- the rpsO gene encoding 30S ribosomal protein S15 codes for the protein MSLSSTDTKKIILQYGKSKKDSGMTEVQIALLTNQINHLQTHFSQHKKDHCSRRGLLNMVSKRRKLLDYLKKKNISRYTVLIEDLNIRR
- the truB gene encoding tRNA pseudouridine(55) synthase TruB; this encodes MFFCKKRHVHGLLLLDKPQGMSSNNALQKVKSIFNAKKAGYIGTLDPLATGMLPICFGESTKFSSYLTESNKRYHVIAKLGENTSTSDSDGIIIKKRSIFFTPDKLYASIKELTGLIDQIPSMYSAIKHNGIPLYKYARQGISILRNSRKVSIYKIYSINQKDNLIEFKVFCSKGTYIRTLVEDLGEKLECGAHVIFLRRLQVGYYPYTKLVKISYLDQLLNELDSQNINFFKKIDNLLMPIDSPISFLPQVFISYKKLYTFKLGQSIYLNSHIKNSLVRVIEIENKKFIGLGKINNESMLIPYRLVSTSSN